The sequence below is a genomic window from Elusimicrobiales bacterium.
CGGTGTCGGGGGCGTAGTATCTGGCGCGGTAATAGAACAGGCCGGTTTCGGCGTCCCATTCCCGGGCGGTGTAGCTGTAAAGACTGCCCGTCTGCGACCAACTGCTTGTGCTGCCGGTTACCTCGTTTCTGAACACGGGCTTGCCATAGGCCTGATATTGCGCGCGCTCAACTACGGTTCCCGTCTGGTCGGCGATGGCGATTATGCTGCCAAGGCCGTCGGCAAGGAGGTAATAATCGCTTGCGCCTTTTTTTAACATCAGTGGCTCGTCCGTGCCGGGGCCGTGCGTGTAGGTCGCCTTCAACGCGCCGGCGGCGTCGGTTACAAATGCGATGTCCTCGCCGTCGTAGATGTAGTGCTGCGCCCGGATTGTCTCGCCGTTGTGCGTTATCGTTTTTGCTATGCGGCGGCCTGTCGCGTCGTAGCGGAGCGTCTCGCTGTAGCCCGACGGCAGGTTTACTTGCGTAAGGCGATTTTGGCTGTCGTAAACATAGGTTGTCTGCGCGTTGTCGGATGCGCGCGTTTTTGCCGTCAGGTTGCCGTTGTTGTCGTAATTGTAGGTATGGAGCGAATCGCTATTCAGACGGTTTGCCGCGTCATAGGCGTAACCGGAGCGCACGGCGTCGCTTGTGCGGTTGCCCACCGCATCGTAGGCGAAGGTCTCGGACTGCGTCGTCAGCGCGCCGCTGGACGGGTGGACCGCGCTTGTCAGGCGGTGCAGGTCGTCATAGCCGAAAGTGTGCGCCCCGAAATCGTCAGCCATGGTCGCGCGGTTGCCGGCATTGTCGTATGTGTAGCCAACCTGCGCGATTACCGCGTTATCGGTTTTGCGGCGGTAGGTTATTGACGCGAGCTGGTTCGCGGCGTCATAAGCATATTCCGCCGCTACCGCCGCGCCCATGTCCATGCGCGTTCTGCGGCCTGCCGCGTCGTAGGTGAATTGGAACTGCGTCCCGCCGGGCGCGGTTATCGTTACGGGACGGTTCAGCGCGTCGTAACTGTAGCTCCATGTGTAGCCGGAGGCCGTCATCGCCAGCCGGTTGCCGGCGGCGTCGTATGTGTAGGTGAACGCGCCGCCCAGGTTTGCAATTTTGTCCTGCGCGCTTGTTGCCGTTACCCTTCCCACCGCGTCATAGCCGAATTGCAGCTTTGTTTGCGGACCCTCCACCGTTGTCAGGTTGCCCGCAAGGTCGTATGCATAAGTTGTCTGCCCGTCGGGGGCGGTGGCGGATGTCAGACGGCCGATAATATCGTAGCCGAATGCGAAACTGCTGCCGTTTGCGTCGGCCGCCGCGTTAATCCGTCCCGCCGCGTCATAGCCGTAGCTCGCCGCATGGCTTAACGGGTCGGTTACGGCGAACAGACGGCCCTGCGCGTCGTAGGCGAAACCCGTCGCGTGATTGGCGGCGTCCGTTAGCGAAACAAGCCGCTTTGCGCCCGTCTCAAAACCGCCCGGCTCGTAGCCGTAGCGCGTTACCCCGCCGATGGCGTCGGTAACCGTGTCAACCGTGTTGTCCGGGTTGTAGGCGAACGCGACCGCCTTGCCCGCCGGGTCCGTCATGCGCGTTACGCGGCCTATAACGTCATAGGCGAAACCGGAATTGCGGTTCAGCGCGTCGGTTACGGATGTTGCATTGCCATAGCCGTCCCGCCCGATTGTTACCGCATGGCCCAGCGGGTCGGTTATCGCCAGCGGCAGCCCGCGCGCGTTATTGGTTATATCGGTTGACTGCCCCGCCGCGTCGGTGATGCGCGACAGGTTGCCGTTTCCGTCGTACGAAAAATGCGCGGTGTTGCCCTTCGCGTCGGCGTAATAGCTGATGTTGCCGGACGAAGGGTCGTAGCCGATGTTTACCCGGTTATTGAGCGGGTCCGTCGCGGCGGTCAGCCGGTTTTTCGCATCCCACGCATAGCCGCGGACATTGCCGGCGGGATCGGTAACCTGAACCGGATTGTTCGCCGAATCGTAGGCGAACAGCGTCTTGCCGCCCGCGCCGTCAACCGTGTACGCCCGCCGGAAATGGCCGTTGGACTTGTTCCACCGCACCACCTCTTTGCCGCCCAGCGGCGGCGTGATGCGGGTTTCGCCCTCGCCGGTCTGGTCGTCTACGATATATTCATAGGTGTATGTCCCCCGCGGCCCGGTTTTGGAGCTTAAATAATACCGCTGCGGGAAATACCACGCCGAAAACGCCGCCCGGTCCACGAAATAATAGCCGGACGCCGCCGGCGCAAGCGGCGCCAGATACACCTTGTCCGCCGGAGCCGCCGCACCCGCCAGCAGCGCGCACCGGTCCGCCGCCGAGCCATATTTCAGTAGCATCTTTCTATCCAAATTAAAAACCCTTTCCGTATAAAAATTTATAAAGTTTATCTCCTTGGCATATCAACCACTCGAATGTTAACTGGTAACACAAGAAAATTCCCATCCGGACGCAGTAGATATGCATCTTCTACCCTCCATACAGACCCTGCCTTTGTTAAATGAACGTGCACTATAGCTGTTTTTTGGGTACCGATTGTTTTTATAAAGAGATTGGCATTCCCGTCTATTGAAGACTTTATAATTGAGGAATGCTTATGAAGAGACAATGAACAGTCTCTTATCTCTCCCAATTCGGAATTTACGAGTGGATTATTGTGGATGTATCCAACTGCAAGTTTATATTCATCCGACATCACTACACTTTGATGAACTAATATTCCTAGCGGTATTAACAGAGCTAGTGTTATCAATACGATGCGAATATTTTTTGAGATGCTTTTCATAATTCTCTCCCATGTTCAGCTTACTCTAGGATAACTTCCCCTCCAACAGCTACTCCTGCGTTAATTTTAAATGAATCACTAATCCCAGGTTCAAATGAGAAAGGCTCGCTGTACTCTTTAAACTTTGGATATGCAAAAGGACGGAAATAAACTCCTCTCTTAAGAGTCCCCCCCAAAGATAAAAACCCAAGCCCTGCATCTGCCTGACCAAAAATCCCTAAACCAACCCTGCGTGAAATGCAGTCATCAGAATCAGGACTTCTGCCCTTCGGATTTATTAATAGTCCGCCACCCAAGCCAACTCCAACTTTACCAATAATGAATCCTTTCCCGTTTGGATTAACACCAAATGTGATTCCTCCTCCCATACCTAAATACCCTTCAATAGTTACCGAGAATAAACCATATGAATCTTTTAAGTTGTAGGGGTTGTTTCTCGCATACGCATACAAATTTGTGTCTCCGCCGTTGAAGCCTATGGGGTCTTTTTGGATGAATCTGCCGGTGTCGGGGGCGTAGTATCTGGCGCGGTAATAGAACAGGCCGGTTTCGGCGTCCCATTCCCGGGCGGTGTAGCTGTAAAGACTGCCCGTCTGCGACCAACTGCTTGTGCTGCCGGTTACCTCGTTTCTGAACACGGGCCTGCCATAAGCCTGATATTGCGCGCGCTCTGCGATGTTCCCGGACTGGTCGGCGATGGCTATTATGCTGCCAAGGCCGTCGGCAAGGAGGTAATAATCGCTTGCGCCTTTTCTTAACATCAGCGGCTCGTCGGTGCCGGGACCGT
It includes:
- a CDS encoding cytochrome c oxidase assembly factor Coa1 family protein; this encodes MKSISKNIRIVLITLALLIPLGILVHQSVVMSDEYKLAVGYIHNNPLVNSELGEIRDCSLSLHKHSSIIKSSIDGNANLFIKTIGTQKTAIVHVHLTKAGSVWRVEDAYLLRPDGNFLVLPVNIRVVDMPRR
- a CDS encoding RHS repeat-associated core domain-containing protein, producing MLLKYGSAADRCALLAGAAAPADKVYLAPLAPAASGYYFVDRAAFSAWYFPQRYYLSSKTGPRGTYTYEYIVDDQTGEGETRITPPLGGKEVVRWNKSNGHFRRAYTVDGAGGKTLFAYDSANNPVQVTDPAGNVRGYAWDAKNRLTAATDPLNNRVNIGYDPSSGNISYYADAKGNTAHFSYDGNGNLSRITDAAGQSTDITNNARGLPLAITDPLGHAVTIGRDGYGNATSVTDALNRNSGFAYDVIGRVTRMTDPAGKAVAFAYNPDNTVDTVTDAIGGVTRYGYEPGGFETGAKRLVSLTDAANHATGFAYDAQGRLFAVTDPLSHAASYGYDAAGRINAAADANGSSFAFGYDIIGRLTSATAPDGQTTYAYDLAGNLTTVEGPQTKLQFGYDAVGRVTATSAQDKIANLGGAFTYTYDAAGNRLAMTASGYTWSYSYDALNRPVTITAPGGTQFQFTYDAAGRRTRMDMGAAVAAEYAYDAANQLASITYRRKTDNAVIAQVGYTYDNAGNRATMADDFGAHTFGYDDLHRLTSAVHPSSGALTTQSETFAYDAVGNRTSDAVRSGYAYDAANRLNSDSLHTYNYDNNGNLTAKTRASDNAQTTYVYDSQNRLTQVNLPSGYSETLRYDATGRRIAKTITHNGETIRAQHYIYDGEDIAFVTDAAGALKATYTHGPGTDEPLMLKKGASDYYLLADGLGSIIAIADQTGTVVERAQYQAYGKPVFRNEVTGSTSSWSQTGSLYSYTAREWDAETGLFYYRARYYAPDTGRFIQKDPVMQRADYIYANSNPIMMLDPSGTLSTPWGWVDMGESQGQ